GTTACAAAACTAGGATGCTGAACTAAGTTAACTGCTGTCTTGAGGGGAGTATTCCAAGTTTGTGGTTTCATGACAAACCCTGTTAAGTTTATCTCAAGAGTAAGTCGCAAAACTTGTTTTACTAGGAGATTGAAGCCATAGAGATCTTCTAttaggtttaccacttactctgaatTAACTTCTCCAGGTTTGTCACAACACCTTGTGCCACGTACTTAGAATACCCTCCTGGACACCGGTGGTATAAATAAGTCAAATAAAGAGCAGCCATTTCCAGCCACTTGTTTTGAAGCCATCAGCAGGGTTATTCCAGGCTGTTGCCTGGCAAGTGCAAGCAGATCCCACTGACTCATCCCAGTCTAATTTCATAAGAGTTCACACCTGTCCCCACAGGAACAGGTTCTCAGTCCAGCCCAATTCCAATTCAGTTTTGAAATGCAGTGTAGTGCCAGATTAGTCTTGGACAGGTTAACACTAAGCACATCCTCAAACGTACAGCTATACATCTGATCATCCTCAAACGTACATCTAAACATCTCTGTGATCATCCTCAAACGTACATCTAAACATCTCTCTGATCATCCTCAAACGTACATCTAAACATCTCTGTGATCATCCTCAAACGTACATCTATACATCTCTGTGATCATCCTCAAACGTACATCTAAACATCTCTCTGATCATCCTCAAACGTACATCTATACATCTCTGTGACAGTTCAGCCACATGCATACTGGAGTGACGCTCATCTTTATTCACACTCAGTCCAGAACACAGCTGGGCTCAGAACAGCATTTCATCCAGGAGAGCAATCTGATCTGTTATTCCACTTCTGCCTCTACATCCTTCCATCCACCTCTACaatccccccaacccccaaccaaATACATGTTAACAAAACATCTCTGAAGTccccacatctgtgtgtgactaGTTACTCTGCACTTCTAAGACAATCCACATTGTGACAGTATATGATGACACTAGCATAGGGTTCTCCAGAGACGTCTGTGTGTGGAACATATTACAATAATACAAGGATTACAAAAGAGATTCATATAGAAAAAGAGTTTAAAGCTTGGTTTTGTGCGCACAAAACAACTACAACAGCCCTAAACATGCATAGGTTAGATTAACATAAAAAGCTATATTAAAAAAGATATGTACAAGAACAGTGAAAAAGATGGTAAtggttatatgtatgtatgtgtgtgtgaactgtatACATGTGATACAACAAAGCCACTAAATGACTGATCTTTATCTTAAATCTATCCTCAAATGATAAAAATGTAACAGTGCAATGGGTTACTGAATAAGTCAGTAAGGCCACTCCATTCACAATAGAAATGGATATGCAATCAGAATAAAGACCCTGTCTTTAAAAATGTCAGTTAGCTGATATATAACTAATAAAATTATGTCTTATATTAGTATGCTTAAACTATCTTAGtcattcttgtgtgtgtctggctgttaGTGTTAGGACATGCAGATATAATGAGCCTATGGCACATGAGCAAACAATGAAACAATACACATTAATAAAGAACAAAATCCCCGAAAATCATTTCCACAAAATAAATCAGGCAAAATACTTTCATCGAATCCAGTTGTACCTCTGCCCAAGTTGCCCAAAAGTGAACTCAACATATCCTCTGGGGGAACAAATGATGGAAAAGATGGTGAAATAGAGACAAAACAACATGCAGACTGGGAGACACACAGGTCATAAAATGTGTCAAAATCACGAGGCAGTAGTGGGACAAGACACATGCAGTGACTGTAGCAGTGGTTATATTCTTCTACTGTAGCTGCAGACGGGCTTCTACCCATAAAATGGAGTGCTGGGCATCCGCAGTTTTCATAAATGAGCAATCAGCAGGGCTGCTGGTGGGACTGCCAGAGGATCTGAGGGTAGTTCTTTCAGCGGAGAGATCTGGAGGCTGGAGCTGCTGGTGGGACTGCCAGAGGATCTGAGGGAAGTTCTTTCAGCGGAGAGATCTGGAGGTTGGAGCTCAAGTCACTCAAGCATTcggaaaaaaaatctatttccCTTCTTTAAAAGGTGTCTTTTCACAGAGATATTTACTGTGCTACATGAAGTACTTAATTAGCTCACCCCTGTGGATGTAAACTGGAACTCCTTTTCCATTTCCAAATTCATACGATGGAAAGTTCTTTTAAAATGGATACATAACATGAAACTGCTCGTCTATCCAATGTTTCATGAATAATCACAAGTAAAGGACTTGGATGAGAACAAAATGGATGTTGTTCCAAATCACAGCTTGTACCAGACATCTagggcagaaaaagaaaagaaaaaatagataaaaatgGAAAGTAGTCTGGTAGTAATGTGAGGTGTTTGTTAAAGTCATCTTGAAGTGTCACAATCCTTTGCTCCAAGCAGAACGCTGCAGTGGCTTAGTGAAGTGAAAAGTTATGTGGAGTGTAGGTCACATAGAGCTCCAGGCGACGAGGCCCTCGGATGGAGCACGTGCGGAAGCACCCGGATCCGGTCGGCCTGTAGAGACACGCACCGGCAGAAAAGATCACCAGCTGATTACGAGAAAACTCCTGACCCTCACGAGACACGCACAATCGCCTCATCTATATTTCAGTTACAAGTCAGGGAACAAAAACAAGAGGTCAGCGTATGGGTAAACTGGACTGCACATAgtaagcaacaaaaaaaaaaggtcctaCACAACTTTCAGCCACCTGCCACATAGTCTAAACCAGGTGACTGGTTTGAACAGGTGGCCTAAGGGCCTTGGTGTTGTTGAGCATTTTCTACAGCTGGTGTGTGATGAAAATCTGCATCATTAAAATACTTGTTCCACTTTCTCAGCCCTACTTCCTAACTGCTCTTCTTGAGGTGGCCTACTCCCTCCAGGCTAATTTGGGCTTTGTTTTGGAGGTAGGACTGGGGAAGTATTTTGCTTCGTCTATGCTCAGAGCCGATTCAGCAACACTCTCACTGGACGCTCAACATGCACAGGCTGGAGCATATCAGTCAAGTGCTGCTTTAATCTAGTGAAGGGGCATTCACTTGACATCATTATTTCTGGATAATGCTGCCCTTGTAATCTAAACTCCACACATCGCTAGTTCCGGCTGTAGGTCTAGTGCTGCCATGTTGGCGTGACATCCATACAACATCATTTGTTCAGGTTGCACATTGCTGTTGCGCTGCCCATGTGAAACGGCATCCATGTAACATCATTAGTTCAGTTTGGTGTCTAACTAACCTCATAATGTCATGGATATTGGTTTCAGCTGCATGACTTCAAAAGTCCCATTCAACAGGGACAAGAAAACTTCACATGCAGTTAGAATTCACAATGTTCCACATAAGTAAAACATCCAACTCAAGAAAGAACATTATAAAAACTGTAACACTTATCCACTGGTTTTGTGAAATGAACCGTGTTGGAACCATTTTGATGTTTTAAGTTTACAGAATTAAATGATCAGAGAATGTGGTAGATTATCATGATAATATTTCATGATTACCTAATTGAGGAGTTATAACTTCATGATATAACATTAAATGATGCTatattggttgtgtttgttgaTGTCAATAACAATGATCTGTTCCGCCTAGCCCTTTAATTGATTGTGAGGCATGATGTTCACGGACTTTCCTCTTCAGGATATCAAAATGCTTTTTAAGGCCATAATTCTGAATTAAATGTCGACACAGAGTAAGATGAAGAACAGTttgtcaacaacacacacagcaacgcaCCTCCTAAAACACTCACCCTTAATCCAGGTTACTAAGTCAGAATCTTTTTTCTGCTGCTTTCCTCCATGCTCAGCTTCTGCACACCAGTCTCgacttcctgtttctcctcactcctctcctccacctcttcctgttGTTCCCTCTGCACCTCCAtttgctcctcctctccagtgATGATGCTCTGTCGCACACTGACAGAGATGGCAATGCCCTGGATGATCCCATAAACCAACGCAAACTGCGGCAAGAACTCTTGGACCACCCACAGAAGTGTCGCCATGCCAACTGTAGAGACGAAGAACATGGCCATGCCATGCAGCCAGAGTTTCAGGGCACCCTGCACCCCCACAACGTCCAGAAGCATGCGGGCAGGGAGGGACGCCGCCCAAAGCAGACCAACTACACACAGATCAAAGAGATGTCGCAAGAAGTTAAAGCAGATCAGAAAGTGCTCCGGCAAGACCTCCCCTTCCCACGATCGTGAGAAAACACTAAAAGTTGAAGCCTTCTGGAAGGCTGtcggagaggggggtggggtgtcatAGTCTGAGATATCCCCGTCTGCCTTCTCCTTGTCCCAGAGGCCTTCTCCCCACCCCGCCACCTTACGCTGGCGGAGTCCACTGGAGAAGGCAAACCTAGGCCACGGCAGGTAGGAGGAGGGCATCATAGTGTGCCACCACCGTGAGGCACTCTTCATAGGGGGACTGCTGTCACACTCTAGGGTGCCAGCTCTTAGGTCCTCCACTTCTGAGTGCTGTACTCTCTCCTCTGGTGCCTCCCAGTACTCCTCTATCAGCGTCTTGTGGTAAGTCTTCTCTTTTGGCGCCCCCCACACCCATGAGGCgacacccccccaaccccagctGGTCCTCTGGCTGCTGTcatccatcacacacccatcagggCTAGCTTTCCCCCCCCATGGCCGATAGGACAGGGTAGGGCGCACCCATCCCCAAACCCGCTGGGTCACAGACGTCATGACAGCCCTCCCGGCCTCTCGGTCCTCTAAGAAAGAAGGATAATGGACATAACAAAGGTGTTTTCAATTTAAGCAGAAAGGTTTTTGTCCGTTTAAAATGTATAGAACGATTGAATAAAACTGTTTGCAGTACAGGTTTAAAGGCTTTTGTCAGACACACATCAGCTACACATCTTTAATGTCAATTTCAGATCTTCCACAAAAAAAACGGATACACAGAAGAGGAGTAAATTGTCGAGAATACgtgttgaaacaaaaaaaatccacaaaGAAAAAGTTTCTCCCTACGTGTCAACACCGACATGACACAAACTTGGGCGTGTGGCCTCTAACGTTAGCAGGGCGACCTCTGGGTGATTTAACGAATAAATTAGCCCCTTGCCTTGGTAGCTAGCTAGAGATTTACAAAAGTGCCCAGCAAGTTATTAAATTACTCTATGCCGACATCGAATCCAGGGTAAGTTGAATGGGTACAAAGGGGAATATTTATTTAAGGCAGGTCACTACTTTAAAATCAACTGAAAAGTTTTCTAGGCAGTAACTTGTAACGTTAGCATTAGAATCTCAAACTCAGTTCTTCAGTACAAGCGAACATGTAGGTACACACTGGCAGGCTAGCCGTAACGTATCGCTTGATAATCCATTAAGTCAAGGGCCACGGTTCACTTAATTCGTGTCCTTATGAGCTAATGTTGTTTTATCGTTAGTGCACAGCGACTCAAAAAAAACATGCTCTACTTTCTCTTACCTCCAATGAGCAAAGAAGCTAACGATTCGATCAAGGAAACTTTTTTGGAAATCCGTCCTCCAGGAAATGTAACTGACAACGCATCATAAATAGCTATCGCCACAATACTACGTTCCAATGAATactgtgtttatatttatgtcAACTTGGTCGTAAGTTCTCCATCAAAATTACAGGTAATGAATCCCACACCTGCTAAACAAGTGTATTTCAAGGCTTGTTTGCCAAGTTCGAACTTACGTAACTAATCcatcaaatatttgaacacgatagctactagctagcaaCCTAACGTATGGGTTTTCGCAATCTGTACCACACCAATACTAACGTTAAATGTTGTCGCCACTCAATGCTGCAAATGCACGCTTGCCACCTCCGCTTTTCACATGGCGTCAGCTGCATATTTTGCAGGCGTCAAAGTTTATCCTCTGGAGCTGCTAGTCATGTCATTTGTTCTACACTACGCATTAGACACTGATGAAACCGGAAACAGCTACGTGTTTGACGCAGACCCTGGTATTAACTTACCATAGCCCCAGCTAGTAACGTCAACATACATTCATATTGAATTCATGGTAGTTTATTGCAAGAAATGTACACTTTAAACGTATAATCTTAGACATCCGCCTATAACAATTACTTATGTCAGAATCAGAAATGTATATTGATCAACGTATCTAGCAGAAGCTTCAAAGAGAGTCACAAAACATTAGATAAAACACTTGTGTTCTGCGTTTACTGCAGCTGCATCATAAGTGGACAATCTACAAACCAACACCACTtcagttaaaacacacacacacacaattcaatttAAAGAAATTTATTTCGAATTTATGAGTCTTGGAGGTTGTTGGGTCCCAGTGCAGTTAATGTAGatcttcataacagcaacaccTGGTaggaaacacaaaacattttttagCACAGGTGATggcatggttattcaattaacCCATAAGCAGCATCTCAGAGCGCTGCGAGTAGACTTCACAAACATTCAGTTGAACCAAATTAACGCAATCATCATAGACAACAAATACTGTTCCCCACccttttgggggaaaaaatgaactcCTTACGTACCTCATGACTTCACAACTGGAGCTTCTAGCTTGATCGTAGACTGACCATGATTCCATCCAAGTCAATCTACACCATAAGAGACcaatatattttaattttttattttaactaAAAATTGAGAAACATTTTAGACTGAATTGTGTTCAGTGCAGTGTGTAGACATCAACGGTAGTCAGAGACTCTAGTCTGCAAaaatcatcatcacacactagAGAGGTAGTAGGTCATGGCACAAATCACACACCTTGAAAATGAAAGGACCTTCCCCTCCTGCAAGCCACTGTAAAGACAGACATCAGTTACAGGAACACCTggtagaaaacaaacacaaaagaattAACACAGGTGACGGCATGGTTATTCAATGAACCCATAAGCAGCATCTCAGAGCGCTGCGAGTAGACTTCACAAACATTCAGTTGAACCAATTAACGCAATCATCATAGACAACAAATACTGTTCCCCACccttttggggaaaaaaaagaaaaaactcctTACGTACCTCATGACTTCACAACTGGAGCTTCTAGCTTGGATCGTAGACAGACCATGATTCCATCCAAGTCAATCTAAACCATAAGAGATGCACAATATtacatatttttctttttactcaaattttagaaatgtttttaGACTGAATTGTGTTCAGTGCAGTGTGTAGACATCAATGGTAGTCAGAGACTCTAGTCTGCAAAAATCATCATAACACACTAGAGAGGTGGTGGTCATGGCACAAATCACACACCTTGAAATGAAAGGACCTTCCCCTCCTGCAAGCCCCTGTAAAGACCGACATCACATTCCAGGTACAGGAACACCTGGTAGGAAACGCACATAATAATTAACACAGGTGACGGTATGGTTATTCAATTAATCCATTAGCAGCTTCTCAGAGCGCTGCGAGTAGACTTCACCAACATTCAGTTGAACCAAATAACGCAATCATCATAGACAACAAATATTGTTAGCCACCCTTTTGGGAAAAAATGAACACCTTACATACCTCATGACTTCACACCTGGAGCATCTAGCTTGATCGTAGACAGACCATGATTCCATCCAAGTCAATCTACACCATAAAGATGCACAATATtacatatttttctttttactcaAATTTTAGAAATGTTAGCAGACTGAATTGTGTTCAGTGCAGTGTGTAGACATCAATGGTAGTCAGAGACTCTAGTCTGCAAAAATCATCATAACACACTAGAAAGGTGGTGGTCATGGCACAAATCACACACCTTGAAATGAAAGGACCTTCCCCTCCTGCAAGTAAAGACCGACATCACATTCCAGGTACAGGAACACCTGGTAGGAAACACACATAATAATTAACACAGGTGACGGTATGTTATTCAATTAATCCATTAGCGGCATCTCAGAACGATGCGAGTAGACTTTACCAACATTCAGTTGAACCAAATAACGCTATCATAGACAAATGTTGTTCACCAAgctatgattaaaaaaaaaatctctaccTCATAACTTCACACCTGGAGCTTTTAGCTTGGTTGTAGACAGACCATGATTCCATCCAAGTCAATCTACACCATAAGAGATAAGatattaaaacaaaacactacAAAAAATTAAGATATTTTAGTAGACTGAACTGTGTTCAGTGCAGTGTGTAGACATCAATGGTAGTCAGAGACTCTAGTCTGCAAAAATCATCATAACACACTAGAGGTGGTGGTGATGGCACAAATCACACACCTTTAAATGAAAGAACCTTGCCCTCCTGCAAGCCACTGTAAAGACAGACATCCGGTCTCCAGGTCCAGTAACTGGGCTTTACCAGTTGAGTGTGTGGAAGGCCTGGTGATAAGGGGGGCTGCAAGGTACAAGACTTAACgtttaatacaaattaaaaatgtatttcaatcGCTCATTTAACAAATACGGTGTTCAGTGCACTGTGAAAAACAGCATCAAGGTTACTCAGAGAATAATGCATCTTCATAACACCGACAGCTCAAGTAAAATTGCAAAAAGGACATGCCTTACCACAAAATTTGCCAAGGTTTGCTTGAGCCCATAGTCACAAGAGCCTCCATACCCGGCAGACTGCTGAAAGAAGGTTGAAACACTGATGACCGTTCATAAGTGACATTACAGTGATAATCGTTGGTGTATAAACATGCGTTTTCAGTGCACTGTGAAAGACCATCATGCTGTATCAGAGACTATATAGTCTTGTGCTGTCATCCTTTAACACACATTACGAACTGCTACATACCTAGCCTGCAAACTACTACCGTTATAGATTGGTCAAATGGAATCTGGCTAATGTTTCACCGCATGGCAAACACGTGGGCCCTCTCTAAAACAGGGCAATTCTAGGGTAAACTCACCATGTAGCAAATTCTCTTGTTACTATGGAAATTCAATTAATTTATTAAATGCATAATTGAAAACTGTTAGATTTGCCGACAAGGCAATCACAGCGGATTTCACATTTCAAATCACCGCGCAGCCAAGTAAGAGTTAGCATAGCTGGGTAGTAGCAGTTTGGAATCTATACGTTACTAGCAGTTTCGAATCTACAAGTGAGCATTAAGCTTACCATTTCAAACGACGATATATTAAGATGAAACAAATAGTTTCATGATATTCTCATCCTGTACGGGTCACCTTGTAGTATAGTGTGATATAGCCCTAACTAGAGCGATCACCAAATAACACACGGCGCCACCAGGATGTTCCATGTTCCCGACCAAGAAGAAATTTTGCTACTGAGTTTGTGCTACTTATAGGACCAGCGACGAAAGGGTCCTAATTTTAGGTAACTAAGAAGTTGCCTGAGTACAGGACAGGATTTTTCCACTGTATGTGCCAACTGTTAATATCATTGGTATGGGCACAGGGTGAATGTCTGACATTTGTGCAATTTCACAAGTGGCCAGTTAATCTTACGAGGTGATTTATGCCATTACTTGCATTCAATTTGGTAGAAGTCAGTAAAAGCTACATATTGTAGTTGTAACACTGCATTCTCATTAAAGCTCGGTCCAGAAGTGCTGGAGAGATGCTAACAAATCGTACTGGTGGTAAAGGCTGTATAGCCTGGTGTGTAGTGTAACTTTAACTTTTCTAGGTttttcagatgaaatcattcaGTCAACTCACTGGCAGTAAGGTTGAGTGACTGTTCTGACCAATTTATGTAATCTCTCTGATGCCTTTCTACTTCAAAAAGTGCAAGAGCTTGAATATACTTGGTTCATCACATAAGGCTGCTAAATAATTCTTATGTTTATCACTGCTGTTGATCCAATTCTGCTGGCTGTTTACTGACTTCTGCCCAGTGTTATGTCTCTGAAGCATGTACATCTATTCAAGTAGATCCcccaaaaataataatgaatgttgaaaatgagcataataggtCATCTTTATTGTGCTTCCCTTCTATGTTAATGCTAGCATGCCTTTTTTGTTAGCGATTATGAGTCGGTGTGCTGCATGTAAAGGCCTGGTGTAGTTTCCCACTCTGTTAGCGtgtgtactgcaccacttttgtatatttggtaacaaggctgcaaacaaacaaaacaaaggcagaaaactgaaaatcagaattattttattttatgaaataaatgtattgataaaaaatatatttcaagtgtatagattaatttgtctgtcaaaatacagcatcttccCGTCTATAGTGATCTAAAAATAATAGTCTACTGAAATGCTGATCCAAACGAAAATGCTGGAAATTACTAGGTCAGACTACCTAACAGGTAGCAATATAGCATTAAAAGAACAGGgactaaggctgagttcctaaatTGAGAGGAGTCAGATGAATTATGTTTACCCACATAGGGtcatttaataaaatattgtatttcagCAAAGCGCAGAAAGCCGAACACGCAGAAACCTTCGCCCACTCCCAGTTCTGTCGTTGGTCTGGAAAGTGGTTCCTTACAACCACAATGTAGAAATAACTGTGTACATTTGATGAAAATATTTCTTAAAAGCCTCCATATATAGCAGCTGAATATTCAATCTAATCCAATCCAATCGGTGGCTGTCGTCTCACAAACAAACTTCCACAGATTTTTGCAGGAGTTGTCACGCCAGTCTCCCATTTTGGAGACCAGTCCACAGTTTTCCCCAG
This genomic window from Clupea harengus unplaced genomic scaffold, Ch_v2.0.2, whole genome shotgun sequence contains:
- the cunh6orf47 gene encoding uncharacterized protein C6orf47 homolog gives rise to the protein MTSVTQRVWGWVRPTLSYRPWGGKASPDGCVMDDSSQRTSWGWGGVASWVWGAPKEKTYHKTLIEEYWEAPEERVQHSEVEDLRAGTLECDSSPPMKSASRWWHTMMPSSYLPWPRFAFSSGLRQRKVAGWGEGLWDKEKADGDISDYDTPPPSPTAFQKASTFSVFSRSWEGEVLPEHFLICFNFLRHLFDLCVVGLLWAASLPARMLLDVVGVQGALKLWLHGMAMFFVSTVGMATLLWVVQEFLPQFALVYGIIQGIAISVSVRQSIITGEEEQMEVQREQQEEVEERSEEKQEVETGVQKLSMEESSRKKILT